A region from the Curtobacterium sp. MCBA15_012 genome encodes:
- a CDS encoding FBP domain-containing protein produces the protein MKPLTEADIRSSFVNATPEELEQLPIPGLHEMLWDEREFLGWRDPQAARRGYIVSWVDDRPVGIVVRSAGGSLRPGIAAMCSFCHSPQPATQVRLFSAARAGESGRNGNTIGSYICEDLGCSMLIRTAPPHLNPPATIAMRGEALLRRVQNFTADVSKTA, from the coding sequence GTGAAGCCACTGACCGAAGCAGACATCCGTTCGTCGTTCGTGAACGCCACCCCGGAGGAACTCGAGCAGCTGCCGATCCCCGGCCTGCACGAGATGCTCTGGGACGAACGCGAGTTCCTCGGCTGGCGCGACCCGCAGGCCGCCCGCCGCGGCTACATCGTGTCGTGGGTCGACGACCGTCCCGTCGGGATCGTCGTGCGCTCCGCCGGTGGGTCGCTCCGCCCGGGGATCGCCGCGATGTGCTCCTTCTGCCACTCCCCGCAGCCCGCGACACAGGTCCGCCTGTTCTCGGCGGCACGCGCGGGCGAGTCCGGACGCAACGGCAACACGATCGGCTCGTACATCTGCGAGGACCTCGGGTGCTCGATGCTCATCCGCACCGCCCCGCCGCACCTGAACCCGCCGGCGACCATCGCGATGCGTGGCGAAGCGCTGCTGCGCCGGGTGCAGAACTTCACCGCGGACGTGTCGAAGACCGCGTGA
- a CDS encoding GNAT family N-acetyltransferase, with the protein MPDTAAAAAAASPAPASHPASALAIVELATPADADAFRTLNESWIERYFTLEDEDRAILGDPAGRIVEPGGAVFVARLDDEVIGCIGLMPVGDRVFELVKMAVSPAHQGHGTGRKLIAVALDRARELGARRVVLESNSQLASAVHLYEAFGFRHLGHDEVAPSPYVRADVHMVLDLA; encoded by the coding sequence ATGCCCGACACCGCTGCTGCCGCTGCCGCTGCCTCACCCGCACCCGCTTCCCACCCGGCCTCGGCCCTGGCCATCGTCGAACTCGCGACGCCCGCCGATGCCGATGCGTTCCGCACCCTCAACGAGTCCTGGATCGAGCGGTACTTCACGCTCGAGGACGAGGACCGCGCGATCCTGGGCGACCCGGCCGGCCGCATCGTCGAGCCCGGGGGCGCCGTGTTCGTCGCCCGTCTGGACGACGAGGTGATCGGGTGCATCGGCCTGATGCCGGTCGGCGACCGGGTCTTCGAGCTCGTGAAGATGGCGGTCTCCCCCGCACACCAAGGGCACGGCACCGGCCGGAAGCTCATCGCGGTCGCGCTCGACCGGGCACGGGAGCTCGGTGCTCGACGCGTCGTCCTGGAGAGCAACAGCCAGCTCGCGAGCGCCGTGCACCTGTACGAGGCGTTCGGGTTCCGGCACCTCGGGCACGACGAGGTGGCACCGAGCCCGTACGTCCGGGCGGACGTGCACATGGTGCTCGACCTGGCGTGA
- a CDS encoding M56 family metallopeptidase, with the protein MVVAGVALVVSALVVVVVAPRVLTRSAWTISHPRTALVSWSLAVVLGVVGFVLGIAFVVLADRPLTDPFRLDDSPTHGLNIGVALLAVLAFVVAVRVRPGAEQVAVREAMRAGAAPHREIDGTPVAVVEADHALACAVPGREGGVLVSTGLADLLRTDELEAVVAHERAHLTQRHAVAVAVAESIERAVPWVPGARAMARSTRVLVEFAADDAAARRVGRDALRRAVLVADGTSALGAIRASRLE; encoded by the coding sequence GTGGTCGTCGCCGGGGTCGCGCTCGTCGTGTCCGCTCTCGTCGTCGTGGTGGTCGCCCCCCGGGTGCTGACCCGTTCGGCGTGGACGATCAGCCACCCGCGCACCGCACTGGTGTCGTGGTCGCTCGCGGTCGTGCTCGGGGTCGTCGGCTTCGTGCTCGGCATCGCGTTCGTGGTGCTCGCCGACCGACCGCTCACCGACCCGTTCCGGCTGGACGACTCCCCCACGCACGGCCTGAACATCGGCGTCGCGCTCCTCGCCGTGCTCGCCTTCGTCGTCGCGGTGCGGGTCCGGCCGGGCGCCGAGCAGGTCGCCGTGCGCGAGGCGATGCGGGCCGGGGCAGCACCGCACCGTGAGATCGACGGCACCCCCGTCGCCGTCGTCGAGGCGGACCACGCACTGGCCTGTGCCGTCCCCGGCCGGGAGGGCGGGGTGCTCGTCAGCACCGGGCTCGCGGACCTGCTGCGGACCGACGAACTGGAGGCCGTGGTCGCCCACGAACGCGCGCACCTGACCCAGCGCCACGCGGTCGCGGTCGCGGTCGCCGAGTCGATCGAACGTGCGGTCCCGTGGGTGCCCGGCGCGCGCGCCATGGCGCGCTCGACGCGCGTCCTCGTCGAGTTCGCGGCGGACGACGCGGCCGCACGCCGCGTCGGGCGGGACGCGCTGCGTCGGGCGGTGCTCGTGGCGGACGGGACGAGCGCACTCGGGGCGATCCGCGCCTCCAGACTGGAGTAG
- the gcvH gene encoding glycine cleavage system protein GcvH, with the protein MTDQTALQYTADHEWLLVEGDTVTVGITDHAAEQLGDVVYVELPAVGTTTTAGQQIGEIESTKSVGELFAPIEGQVVAINDAVVDAPDTVNQDPFGTGWLVKLKVDGTSFPEDLMDHDAYRASIA; encoded by the coding sequence GTGACCGACCAGACCGCACTCCAGTACACCGCCGACCACGAGTGGCTCCTCGTCGAGGGCGACACCGTCACCGTCGGCATCACCGACCACGCCGCCGAGCAGCTCGGCGACGTCGTCTACGTCGAGCTCCCCGCCGTCGGCACCACGACGACCGCCGGCCAGCAGATCGGCGAGATCGAGTCGACCAAGAGCGTCGGCGAGCTGTTCGCGCCGATCGAGGGCCAGGTCGTCGCGATCAACGACGCCGTGGTCGACGCACCCGACACCGTCAACCAGGACCCGTTCGGCACCGGCTGGCTCGTCAAGCTCAAGGTGGACGGCACCTCGTTCCCCGAGGACCTCATGGACCACGACGCGTACCGGGCGTCCATCGCATGA
- the gcvP gene encoding aminomethyl-transferring glycine dehydrogenase: MTTLDANQQPTVTRDENLQTTFADRHIGTTPADQRAMLEVVGQPSLDALVRAAIPESIHAAPVERSSIPAAVGETEALAELRAKASRNTVRRAMIGLGYHGTHTPAVIQRNVLENPSWYTAYTPYQPEISQGRLEALINFQTMVSDLTGMATAGASMLDEGTAVVEGMLLARRASKVTGDAFLVDADLLPQTRALLDHRADAVGIELRGFDAVSGPSDEQLDGAFGVVLQYPGASGRVVDPSATIERVHAGGGIAVVAADLLAMTLLASPGDLGADVAVGTSQRFGVPLGFGGPHAGYLAVRAGLERQLPGRLVGVSFDADGQMAYRLSLQTREQHIRREKATSNICTAQVLLAVMASMYAVYHGPEGLRFIADRVARTTGALAGAARDAGLAVEHDAFFDTLVLRAEGRAGALVDAARDAGYLLHQVDADTFQVSVDETTTPDDVSALAHVFGAVDATVPATERAVRDATTGLPSGLLRSSDYLTHPVFSAHRSETRMMRYLKHLSDKDYALDRGMIPLGSCTMKLNAATEMAAVTWPEFANVHPFAPADDVTGYLDMIGDLETWLAEVTGYDTVSLQPNAGSQGELAGLLAIRGYHLANGDTERTVCLIPSSAHGTNAASAVLAGMRVVVVACDENGNVDLDDLRAKTAQHGAQLAALMVTYPSTHGVYEHDIRDICDAVHDAGGQVYVDGANLNALLGHARFGDFGGDVSHLNLHKTFCIPHGGGGPGVGPVAAKAHLAPFLPAHPMAQQADRRPGSSSADVTIEGRLAHAGGPVSAAPYGSPSILPITWTYVRMMGLEGLTRATEAAVLGANYVAARLRDAFPVLYTGDAGLVAHECILDLRPLRDTTGITVDDVAKRLVDHGFHAPTMSFPVAGTLMVEPTESEDLAELDRFVDAMLAIRAEAAAVERGEWPADDNPLVNAPHTAASAITGEWTHPYTREQAVYPTPGIVARKYWPPVRRIDQAYGDRNLVCACPPIEAFA; this comes from the coding sequence ATGACGACCCTCGACGCGAACCAGCAGCCCACGGTCACGCGGGACGAGAACCTGCAGACCACCTTCGCCGACCGGCACATCGGCACCACGCCGGCCGACCAGCGGGCCATGCTCGAGGTCGTCGGGCAGCCGTCGCTCGACGCCCTCGTCCGCGCGGCGATCCCGGAGTCGATCCACGCCGCCCCGGTCGAGCGCTCCTCGATCCCGGCCGCCGTCGGCGAGACCGAGGCGCTCGCCGAGCTGCGCGCCAAGGCATCCCGCAACACCGTCCGCCGCGCGATGATCGGTCTCGGCTACCACGGCACCCACACGCCCGCGGTGATCCAGCGCAACGTGCTCGAGAACCCGAGCTGGTACACGGCCTACACGCCGTACCAGCCCGAGATCTCGCAGGGCCGGCTCGAGGCGCTCATCAACTTCCAGACGATGGTCTCCGACCTCACGGGCATGGCGACCGCCGGCGCGTCGATGCTCGACGAGGGCACGGCCGTCGTCGAGGGCATGCTCCTGGCCCGTCGTGCGTCCAAGGTGACGGGCGACGCGTTCCTCGTGGACGCCGACCTCCTGCCGCAGACCCGCGCGCTCCTCGACCACCGCGCCGACGCCGTCGGCATCGAGCTCCGCGGGTTCGACGCGGTGTCCGGTCCGTCCGACGAGCAGCTCGACGGCGCGTTCGGTGTCGTCCTGCAGTACCCGGGCGCCTCGGGCCGTGTCGTCGACCCGAGCGCCACCATCGAGCGCGTCCACGCGGGCGGCGGGATCGCCGTCGTCGCGGCCGACCTGCTCGCGATGACGCTGCTCGCCAGCCCCGGCGACCTCGGCGCCGACGTCGCCGTCGGCACGAGCCAGCGCTTCGGCGTCCCGCTCGGTTTCGGCGGCCCGCACGCCGGGTACCTCGCCGTCCGTGCCGGTCTCGAGCGCCAGCTGCCCGGTCGCCTGGTCGGTGTCTCGTTCGACGCCGACGGACAGATGGCCTACCGCCTGAGCCTCCAGACCCGCGAGCAGCACATCCGCCGCGAGAAGGCGACGAGCAACATCTGCACCGCGCAGGTCCTGCTCGCCGTGATGGCCTCGATGTACGCGGTCTACCACGGCCCCGAGGGGCTGCGGTTCATCGCGGACCGCGTCGCCCGGACGACGGGCGCCCTCGCCGGGGCGGCACGCGACGCCGGACTCGCCGTCGAGCACGACGCGTTCTTCGACACGCTGGTGCTCCGCGCCGAGGGCCGTGCGGGCGCGCTCGTCGACGCCGCCCGCGACGCCGGCTACCTGCTGCACCAGGTCGACGCCGACACGTTCCAGGTGTCGGTCGACGAGACCACCACGCCGGACGACGTGAGCGCGCTCGCCCACGTGTTCGGGGCCGTGGACGCGACCGTCCCGGCGACCGAGCGCGCCGTGCGCGACGCGACCACGGGCCTCCCGTCCGGTCTGCTGCGCAGCAGCGACTACCTGACGCACCCCGTGTTCAGCGCGCACCGCAGCGAGACCCGCATGATGCGGTACCTGAAGCACCTGTCGGACAAGGACTACGCGCTCGACCGCGGCATGATCCCGCTCGGCAGCTGCACGATGAAGCTCAACGCGGCGACCGAGATGGCGGCCGTGACCTGGCCGGAGTTCGCGAACGTGCACCCGTTCGCGCCCGCCGACGACGTCACGGGGTACCTCGACATGATCGGCGACCTGGAGACCTGGCTCGCCGAGGTCACCGGCTACGACACCGTGTCCCTGCAGCCGAACGCCGGCAGCCAGGGCGAGCTCGCCGGCCTCCTGGCGATCCGCGGGTACCACCTGGCGAACGGCGACACCGAGCGCACGGTGTGCCTGATCCCGTCGAGCGCGCACGGCACGAACGCGGCGTCGGCGGTCCTCGCCGGCATGCGCGTCGTGGTGGTCGCGTGCGACGAGAACGGCAACGTCGACCTCGACGACCTCCGCGCGAAGACCGCGCAGCACGGCGCGCAGCTCGCCGCGCTCATGGTCACGTACCCGTCCACGCACGGGGTCTACGAGCACGACATCCGCGACATCTGCGACGCCGTGCACGACGCCGGCGGCCAGGTCTACGTCGACGGCGCGAACCTCAACGCGCTCCTCGGGCACGCCCGCTTCGGGGACTTCGGCGGCGACGTGTCGCACCTCAACCTGCACAAGACCTTCTGCATCCCGCACGGCGGTGGCGGTCCGGGTGTCGGTCCGGTCGCGGCGAAGGCGCACCTCGCGCCGTTCCTCCCCGCGCACCCGATGGCCCAGCAGGCGGACCGTCGGCCGGGCTCCTCCTCCGCCGACGTCACGATCGAGGGTCGGCTCGCGCACGCGGGTGGTCCGGTCAGTGCGGCACCGTACGGCAGCCCGAGCATCCTGCCGATCACGTGGACGTACGTGCGGATGATGGGGCTCGAGGGCCTCACCCGGGCGACCGAGGCAGCGGTGCTCGGGGCGAACTACGTCGCGGCGCGGCTGCGCGACGCCTTCCCCGTCCTGTACACCGGCGACGCGGGGCTCGTCGCGCACGAGTGCATCCTCGACCTCCGGCCCCTGCGGGACACCACGGGCATCACGGTCGACGACGTCGCGAAGCGCCTCGTCGACCACGGCTTCCACGCGCCGACGATGTCCTTCCCCGTCGCGGGCACGCTCATGGTCGAACCGACCGAGAGCGAGGACCTCGCCGAGCTCGACCGCTTCGTCGACGCCATGCTCGCGATCCGTGCCGAGGCCGCAGCGGTCGAGCGGGGCGAGTGGCCGGCCGACGACAACCCGCTGGTCAACGCGCCGCACACCGCGGCGTCGGCGATCACGGGGGAGTGGACGCACCCCTACACGCGCGAGCAGGCCGTCTACCCGACGCCCGGGATCGTCGCCCGGAAGTACTGGCCGCCGGTGCGCCGGATCGACCAGGCGTACGGCGACCGCAACCTCGTGTGCGCCTGCCCGCCGATCGAGGCCTTCGCCTGA
- a CDS encoding BlaI/MecI/CopY family transcriptional regulator: protein MAGQRSRPRGQLEQAVLETLWSADTGMTARQVLDAFPEPRPALTTVLTVLDRLGRKGQVDRQEHDDAPLTFRAVHTREQQTASLMSNALAAASDREAALLQFTGSLASDDLDVLRRALDARARS from the coding sequence ATGGCAGGACAGCGATCGCGCCCCCGCGGGCAGCTCGAACAGGCGGTGCTCGAGACGCTGTGGTCGGCGGACACCGGGATGACCGCGCGACAGGTGCTGGACGCGTTCCCCGAGCCGCGGCCGGCACTGACGACCGTCCTCACCGTGCTCGACCGGCTCGGCCGCAAGGGCCAGGTGGACCGGCAGGAGCACGACGACGCACCCCTGACCTTCCGCGCCGTGCACACCCGTGAGCAGCAGACCGCGTCGCTCATGTCGAACGCGCTCGCCGCCGCCTCCGACCGCGAGGCCGCCCTGCTCCAGTTCACCGGCTCGCTCGCCTCGGACGACCTCGACGTCCTCCGCCGGGCCCTCGACGCGCGAGCGCGTTCCTGA
- a CDS encoding ABC transporter substrate-binding protein produces the protein MIKKRAGLSALAVLGATALALTGCSTNSSSSNGGDSGSTNASGIVTTNGSEPQNPLIPSNSTETGGGKIITSIFEGLVSYDAKGKPVNEVAKSITTDDSKTYDIKLNTNYTFTNGEKVTAESFTKAWNWASQFSNAQGANYFFENIQGYDAEKDSELTGLKVKSDSEFTVTLNSPQSDFPLSLGYSAFMPLPSEFYKDTKAFGENPIGNGPYKLANDKAWTHNQSIKLVTNKDYEGKRKPKNGGLTITFYTTQDTAYADVQGGNLDILDAIPDAAFKTYKSDFPDSNVNQAAAIFQGFYLPYYLDHWKGEEGKLRREAISMAINRKQITDKIFDGTRTPAKDFTSPVIAGWSDDLKGSDVLDYDKSKAKDLWDQANKISPYDETLTIAYNADGGHEAWVTAVTNSIASTLGIKAEGKAIPTFQEALDAQKNDKLTGGSRTGWQADYPSLYNFLGPTMGKGSSSNYARYDSPEYNALLAKGRSASSVEEGNKYFDQAQELLFQDLPEIPLWYANVTGVWSADNVSNVKFGWDSVPLYYDVEVKK, from the coding sequence TTGATCAAGAAGCGCGCTGGGCTCTCAGCCCTCGCCGTGCTCGGGGCCACAGCACTCGCCCTGACCGGCTGCTCGACCAACAGCAGCAGCAGCAACGGCGGTGACTCGGGCTCGACGAACGCGTCCGGGATCGTCACCACCAACGGCAGCGAACCCCAGAACCCGCTCATCCCCTCGAACTCCACCGAGACCGGTGGCGGCAAGATCATCACGTCGATCTTCGAGGGCCTCGTCTCGTACGACGCCAAGGGCAAGCCGGTCAACGAGGTCGCGAAGAGCATCACCACCGATGACTCCAAGACCTACGACATCAAGCTCAACACCAACTACACCTTCACCAACGGCGAGAAGGTCACGGCGGAGTCCTTCACGAAGGCGTGGAACTGGGCTTCACAGTTCTCGAACGCGCAGGGCGCGAACTACTTCTTCGAGAACATCCAGGGCTACGACGCCGAGAAGGACTCGGAGCTCACCGGCCTCAAGGTCAAGAGCGACTCCGAGTTCACGGTGACGCTGAACTCCCCGCAGTCGGACTTCCCGCTGTCGCTCGGCTACTCGGCCTTCATGCCGCTGCCGTCGGAGTTCTACAAGGACACCAAGGCCTTCGGCGAGAACCCGATCGGCAACGGTCCCTACAAGCTGGCGAACGACAAGGCGTGGACGCACAACCAGTCCATCAAGCTCGTCACCAACAAGGACTACGAGGGCAAGCGCAAGCCGAAGAACGGTGGTCTGACGATCACGTTCTACACCACGCAGGACACCGCCTACGCGGACGTCCAGGGTGGCAACCTCGACATCCTGGACGCGATCCCGGACGCCGCCTTCAAGACCTACAAGTCGGACTTCCCCGACTCGAACGTCAACCAGGCCGCAGCGATCTTCCAGGGCTTCTACCTGCCCTACTACCTCGACCACTGGAAGGGTGAAGAGGGAAAGCTGCGTCGCGAGGCGATCTCGATGGCGATCAACCGCAAGCAGATCACCGACAAGATCTTCGACGGCACGCGCACCCCGGCCAAGGACTTCACGTCCCCGGTCATCGCCGGCTGGTCGGACGACCTCAAGGGCTCGGACGTCCTCGACTACGACAAGTCGAAGGCGAAGGACCTCTGGGACCAGGCCAACAAGATCTCGCCGTACGACGAGACCCTGACCATCGCCTACAACGCCGACGGTGGCCACGAGGCATGGGTGACCGCGGTCACGAACTCCATCGCGAGCACGCTCGGCATCAAGGCCGAGGGCAAGGCGATCCCGACGTTCCAGGAAGCCCTGGACGCGCAGAAGAACGACAAGCTCACGGGCGGTAGCCGCACCGGTTGGCAGGCCGACTACCCGTCGCTGTACAACTTCCTCGGCCCGACCATGGGCAAGGGCTCGTCGAGCAACTACGCGCGCTACGACTCGCCGGAGTACAACGCGCTGCTCGCCAAGGGCCGCTCGGCGTCCTCCGTCGAGGAGGGCAACAAGTACTTCGACCAGGCCCAGGAGCTGCTGTTCCAGGACCTGCCGGAGATCCCGCTCTGGTACGCCAACGTGACCGGTGTCTGGTCCGCTGACAACGTGTCGAACGTCAAGTTCGGCTGGGACTCGGTGCCGCTGTACTACGACGTCGAGGTCAAGAAGTAA
- the gcvT gene encoding glycine cleavage system aminomethyltransferase GcvT, producing MRSSPLEPAHEAAGASFTDFAGYRMPVRYSSDLAEHHAVRTAAGVFDLSHMAEVGVTGSDAVPFLDHALAGTFGAMPVGRAKYSLLLAEDGGILDDLVVYRTDEDVFLVVANAANREVAVAALTERAAGFDVVVSDDSDTTALVAIQGPAAAGTLDALVVADRLQPETPLDELRYYRVLHATFDGSEVLVARTGYTGEDGFELYVAPDVAVALWDALLETGADRGVVPAGLAARDTLRLEAGMPLYGHELSTEVRPAQAGLGRVVATEGSFVGDAGVVPADDARVLVGLVTEGRRAPRAGYDVQLDGAVVGTVTSGALSPTLGHPVAMAFVDPAALAAVSDADGGRVLHIDVRGTAVPSTVVPFPFYRRTPRG from the coding sequence ATGCGTTCGTCCCCCCTCGAACCCGCGCACGAAGCAGCGGGCGCAAGCTTCACCGACTTCGCCGGGTACCGGATGCCCGTGCGGTACTCGTCCGACCTCGCCGAGCACCACGCCGTGCGCACCGCGGCCGGTGTCTTCGACCTGTCGCACATGGCCGAGGTCGGCGTGACCGGTTCCGACGCCGTCCCGTTCCTCGACCACGCGCTCGCCGGGACCTTCGGCGCGATGCCGGTCGGTCGGGCGAAGTACTCGCTCCTGCTCGCCGAGGACGGCGGCATCCTCGACGACCTCGTCGTCTACCGCACCGACGAGGACGTCTTCCTGGTCGTGGCGAACGCCGCCAACCGCGAGGTCGCCGTCGCCGCGCTGACCGAACGCGCCGCCGGCTTCGACGTCGTGGTGTCGGACGACTCGGACACCACCGCGCTCGTCGCGATCCAGGGCCCCGCCGCCGCGGGCACGCTCGACGCCCTGGTCGTGGCCGACCGCCTGCAGCCCGAGACCCCGCTCGACGAGCTCCGCTACTACCGCGTGCTGCACGCCACGTTCGACGGCAGCGAGGTGCTCGTCGCCCGCACCGGCTACACCGGCGAGGACGGCTTCGAGCTCTACGTCGCCCCGGACGTCGCGGTCGCGCTGTGGGACGCGCTGCTCGAGACCGGCGCCGACCGCGGTGTCGTCCCGGCCGGTCTCGCCGCGCGCGACACCCTGCGGCTCGAGGCCGGCATGCCCCTCTACGGGCACGAGCTGAGCACCGAGGTCCGTCCGGCGCAGGCCGGGCTCGGCCGGGTGGTCGCGACCGAGGGATCGTTCGTCGGCGATGCCGGTGTCGTGCCGGCCGACGACGCCCGCGTGCTCGTCGGCCTCGTCACCGAGGGCCGGCGCGCACCCCGGGCCGGCTACGACGTCCAGCTCGACGGTGCCGTGGTCGGCACCGTGACGAGCGGGGCGCTGTCGCCGACGCTCGGGCACCCCGTCGCGATGGCCTTCGTCGACCCGGCGGCGCTCGCCGCGGTCTCGGACGCCGACGGGGGACGAGTCCTCCACATCGACGTCCGCGGCACCGCCGTCCCCAGCACCGTCGTCCCGTTCCCCTTCTACCGCCGCACCCCGAGAGGCTGA
- a CDS encoding ABC transporter permease, translating into MLWYLGKRLLQLIPVFFGATFLIYFMVFSLPGDPIAALFGDRQPTPQVIEQLRQQYNLDKPFIVQYLLWIGGVFKGDLGVTYSGLPVSQQLASAFPITARLAILALVFEAVAGIVVGVIAGLKKGKWFDATALVVSLLLISVPTFVVGFLLQYVFGIQLGLFRVTVSGQAPWSELVLPAIVLASVSFAYIVRLTRASVAENMSADFVRTATAKGLPRRRVVGVHIFRNSLIPVVTYLGVDIGNLMVGAVVTEGIFNINGVGGTVFRAVKLGEGPTVVSFVAVMVIIFMLANLLVDLLYAVLDPRIRYAK; encoded by the coding sequence ATGCTCTGGTACCTCGGCAAGCGCCTCCTGCAACTCATCCCCGTGTTCTTCGGGGCCACGTTCCTCATCTACTTCATGGTCTTCTCGCTGCCCGGCGACCCGATCGCCGCGCTGTTCGGCGACCGCCAGCCGACGCCGCAGGTGATCGAGCAGCTCCGGCAGCAGTACAACCTGGACAAGCCGTTCATCGTCCAGTACCTGCTCTGGATCGGCGGGGTCTTCAAGGGCGACCTCGGCGTGACCTACTCGGGCCTGCCGGTCTCGCAGCAGCTCGCGTCGGCCTTCCCGATCACGGCACGCCTCGCGATCCTCGCGCTCGTCTTCGAGGCCGTCGCCGGCATCGTCGTCGGCGTGATCGCGGGCCTCAAGAAGGGCAAGTGGTTCGACGCCACGGCCCTCGTCGTGTCCCTGCTGCTCATCTCGGTCCCGACCTTCGTCGTCGGCTTCCTGCTGCAGTACGTGTTCGGCATCCAGCTCGGGCTGTTCCGCGTGACCGTCTCCGGACAGGCACCGTGGTCGGAGCTCGTCCTGCCGGCGATCGTGCTGGCGTCGGTGTCGTTCGCGTACATCGTCCGCCTGACCCGCGCGAGCGTCGCCGAGAACATGAGCGCCGACTTCGTGCGGACCGCGACGGCCAAGGGGCTCCCGCGCCGCCGGGTCGTCGGGGTGCACATCTTCCGCAACTCGCTCATCCCCGTGGTGACCTACCTGGGTGTCGACATCGGCAACCTGATGGTCGGCGCGGTCGTCACCGAGGGCATCTTCAACATCAACGGTGTCGGTGGCACGGTGTTCCGGGCCGTCAAGCTCGGCGAGGGCCCCACGGTCGTGTCGTTCGTCGCCGTGATGGTCATCATCTTCATGCTCGCCAACCTCCTGGTCGACCTGCTCTACGCCGTCCTGGACCCGAGGATCCGCTATGCCAAGTAA
- a CDS encoding LysR substrate-binding domain-containing protein: protein MDVDLRQLRAFLAVADELHFSRAAERLRIAQPALSQQIRRTERDLGVDLFVRTSRSVALTPAGRVLQGRARSLLEQAERDLDEVVRVSRGEVGRLDVGFVVSALPLGPVERVQVFRQRFPLVRVELTEGYSSTLLARIVRGELDLAVVRDPDPDPAVGLLPFRTERFVAAVPRGHRLAGRASIAGTELVDEPFVFFPPIAGAVATERNLAPVVVDGRRPQVVQEATTWATVLHLVGVGLGVTVAPESATLAAPDTVVLLPLDGDEHRSELHWAVRADDDREILRNFIAATER, encoded by the coding sequence ATGGATGTGGACCTGCGCCAGCTCCGGGCGTTCCTCGCGGTGGCCGACGAACTGCACTTCAGTCGGGCCGCCGAACGGCTCCGCATCGCACAACCGGCGTTGTCGCAGCAGATCCGCCGCACCGAGCGCGACCTCGGCGTCGACCTGTTCGTCCGGACGTCGCGCAGCGTCGCGCTCACCCCCGCCGGGCGGGTGCTGCAGGGTCGTGCGCGCTCGCTGCTCGAGCAGGCGGAACGGGACCTCGACGAGGTCGTCCGGGTCAGCCGTGGCGAGGTCGGTCGGCTCGACGTCGGGTTCGTCGTCTCGGCGCTGCCCCTCGGACCGGTCGAACGCGTCCAGGTGTTCCGGCAGCGCTTCCCCCTGGTGCGGGTGGAGCTCACCGAGGGCTACTCGTCGACGCTCCTCGCCCGGATCGTCCGCGGCGAGCTCGACCTGGCCGTCGTGCGCGACCCCGACCCGGACCCGGCCGTGGGGCTCCTGCCGTTCCGCACCGAGCGGTTCGTCGCGGCGGTCCCGCGTGGGCACCGGCTCGCCGGCCGAGCGAGCATCGCCGGGACCGAGCTCGTCGACGAGCCGTTCGTGTTCTTCCCGCCCATCGCCGGTGCGGTGGCGACGGAGCGCAACCTGGCTCCGGTCGTCGTGGACGGACGCCGCCCCCAGGTGGTCCAGGAGGCCACGACCTGGGCCACCGTGCTGCACCTGGTCGGGGTGGGGCTCGGGGTGACGGTGGCACCGGAGAGCGCGACGCTCGCGGCCCCGGACACGGTCGTGCTGCTGCCGCTGGACGGCGACGAGCACCGGAGCGAGCTGCACTGGGCGGTGCGTGCCGACGACGACCGCGAGATCCTGCGGAACTTCATCGCCGCGACCGAGCGCTGA